AGTTGGACAAAAGGGTTAAACCGCActaatttgtttatattttataaagtgTACATAAGTCATTTATATCAATAAAGCAGGGAGAACGaatgaaaaataaaactatacCAGAAAACATCAGTTTGGTTTGGAAAATTTCACAGTAGAATAAAATAACCACTTTATACAATTAACCAATGCTTAAAAGTTAGGGGTGTGTAAGCTGGCGGTTATAATCTATGTTTCGGGTACAAGGCTATTCAGCAGAGTAATAGTATGTCTCCAACATGTGTTGAGTCAACTCGTGCAATGTCTAAAGTTTGGAGCAGTGCTGTTCCTTCAAAAGTTCGAGCGTTTGCATGGCGACTGATGCATGAGAAGTTAGCAACTAGGGAAGCGCTATCACGCAGAGGGTTGATCGATGTAGAGCACGAGAGCAGTTGTGTTTTTGCTTCAGGGGAGTAGAATTGTGTCATATGTTTTTTGAGTGTAATTCTGGACTTGGATTGGAATTGAAGGACCATTGGAGACGGACAGCTGCATTGACTTCTTGAAGTTCGGGGAATTAATTCGAAGGAAAAAGCTGAAGAAGGAGAAATATATAATATGCTACAAAATTGTCTGCCTGAAATCTTGTGGACTTTGTATAAAGCAGGGAATGCCTTGGACTATTCTAAGCAATGCACAAAGGGCCATTTCTAATTTCACTATATTGTGCTATAATAAATGTAAGGAAAAGATGGTCTACTGTGCTGGACGTGCTCGGATGGCATAGGGACATAACATTGGTAATAGGTGGTCGCGCTATTGATCGGTGTATGCAACCTAATAGAGTGAATATACTGCTGTTAGTTTATATTTGGTATGTTTAGCATTAGTTAGGCTAGCTGGCAGTGACAGCTATCACTGCAGCCCTTATATAAACCAAATGTTGTAACAAACTCTTCAAGAGTTTGCATTCAGTTTTATATCGGTTCTTTGGAAACATGTAGAAAGAAGGGTCATAAAGGTAGAAAATCAAAGGAAGATGAACAAGTGCCGTAGCTATTCCTAATTAGAAACACATAAAGGACATCAAAACAGTCTAATTCACTGTCTAGAACTGGTATAGAAGCTTGGTCGGGGCTTTAGCGTTTTGGAGGTATCTAATAGAAGGTTGTGGCATGGTGCCTTAGGTAATCCTGTTGTGCGTGTATTGTAATGTGGACTAGAGGCGGGTAGGAACTGGAAGTTGGAACATCAGGCTTATTTGGCAAATATACTCTATTCTGAGTGACAAGCATGCAAGTATGCAAGGTAACATTGTAGTCCATTGTTGGTGCTGTTACGATGCATGGAGCAAATGATGATCTGTCGTAGGTTGGAACCGTCCACACCCATAACAGAAAGGTGAAGAGCCAGTACAGTTTGATGACACAATATTCACCAAGGCTTTGTTGGAGGATTTGCttggaaaataaaaaagaatccaTGAAGTATTTTGAACAATTTGGTAAGACCATTGGAAGCTGCTGTCATCACTCAGAAATCTAGTGGAAGGTCTAAAATTGATGCCGCTCCTATAATTGATCGTTGAAGAGCTAATTGCAATCTTGCTTTTTTGGGTGACCAGTTATTTTTCTCGTTGTAATTCCGTTGTAATTTTATGGTGGATTGGTTTTTCTTTAGTATGATCATGGTAGTCTTCTACATGAAGACGGGTAGTTGTCTCTTAATGTGATGTCGGACTTAGACTCGGTCAATTGTATTGGGTTGGAAATTGGAATacttcttttaatatattttgcttataaaaaacaTACAGTTAATCAATGTCAAATGCAACAGTTCAATAAGTGTAATAGccataaacatcacaattttgCAACAGAGTAAAATTTGAAAAGTatacaaaacaaaaatcaaatagaaACTTCACCTTGAAGATCAGTTCCACATCCACCACATTTGTATACATCATATCCTTGAGGCTCTTGAAGAAGTTGCCGGCATTTCGGACATTTAACTATCCGAAGTTTGTGAACCAATTTACCAGACATATTACTTCAAATTTAGTCCAATTGTTGTGTCTTGGCCACAAATACTCTCACTGTCACCATAAAAAAACAGATGAATAAGAATTAGTATAAAACAAGGCTTACTTAactatgaaagaaaagaaacaacagGATATTGTAACAACAAACTGCATAAAAGTTATAAGCCAAAAATCACTTACACTGGTGTGTACCTTGGTTATATCAGGTTACAAAATCTCAGGAAATAGTTGAATTTGAATGAACAGCACAAAggggagaaagaaaaagaaataatgaaGAATGGAAAGGGGTTTAgaggttagaagggtgttatgtTATAGTAATGAAGAGAGGGAGAGAAAGTAGAGGAAGGAACATGCTGAGAAATAAATGCGAAAGAAGCTTTTCCTTGACGCAAAGAAAACGACTAAATTAACAATAATTAGAATGTGAAAGATAACAGAAATTCTGAGTAGGGTCTTGTATGAAATGTTGGAGTTGTTGCTGCGTGGAAGTGAAACAGTAACAACAAAAGAGTCTTGTATTTCGTGTTTGGTTTGTTAGTCAACTCGTTTGTTGTTAATGTGTTGTGTGTTTGAGATTTTGTCTCTTTTAAAGACGCGTTGTGTTACGCTGTTTTTTTTGTGTGTGAGTTGGAAGAAAGTCAGCTATAAGAATTATGGTGAAGGTGTCTGACTTGGTCTATCTCGTAGGTGATGTTGTTTTTCTAGATCTGTCAAATGTAAGAAAATGTCAACTTTTTTgggaaaataaaaatgatatgagGAGTATGATTTTCAACGTCAGTATCATTCACGgtggatatttgaaataaaatatgattttgaatttgatttgttcAATTTGAACCATTCATCCACAAcggaatataaaaataaaaattccgGTCATCGATGGTCCAATAATATGAATAAACCTCTAAGTTGATTTTTCAGAACACTTTTAAACCGGTTTGGTGGTTTTAAAATATTCTAGAAAACTTCTGACTTTATTAAAATGTCAAGTTGGTTTTTGTAATTAACAATTTACTATCAATTAACTTCTTTTTGTTAATAATAGGCAATATCTCAATCCAACGTGTGATACTTTTAGAGCATATTTTGgagaacttttttttttattgtttcagtttttttttttttttaccaattgtcatattatatttaattatatttaagcaACATCTAAGCAATTTAAACCAAACATCTAAGCAATTTAAATCAATTTCATTTCAATAGTAATTTGAATAAGAAATGTATATATGGTCCAATAAATTTACGTTTGACCCCATCAATTATcaagattaatattatttaatgccAAATAACCTACTTTTTGAATTGCTTCATCACGTAACttacacaaatatttaaataacggGAACACACAATATTTAAATAACGGGAACGCCACgtgtgtcgacttcaatgataaAAATGTTAAGTTCTGGAACTTATGAATTCTATTGTACATTAAGCAATCCCATTAGCTCAATTTCATTTATGATTTATTTCTCAAGATACATATTAATAAACACGTTTTTTTTGGAGGTGGAagtattttaaattgaaaaactttaaaataattacATTCCGTATACGCATCTCCGAAACAAACTaaaatttgacaaaaaaaaaagtatttattaaaatttggcAATTTTTTTTCTGTTGTATATCTCCAGAAAAAGAAGTATTTTTGAAAGCAAATAAGTATTTTTGAAATAGCTGCTGAGATAAGAGATTATAAGACTTTTTTTTGTTGTCATATCACTAAAATCAAAGAAAGTTGTTAGTATTAATACTTATTATCCATGTAATCCCTTAATTTAATATTAAGgaattaatatgaataaaatttaattgacttcaggatttttttttttgaaatatttatgcTGTCAAACATCTATTTAAGAACATTCTGTAGAGACTAATTTGACGGTATACTTGTTCAAGAATATAGTCAAGACAAGTGAAAATAGATCTATTAGATCTCTtccaatattaataaattttccTTATATTTGATGAATCtttctttttaaattaaaataaaatttttgaaaaaaaaagttaaattcaAAGATTGCCGTACTCCCAAACTCAAAAATCTAGATAAAAGCAAGCTGCATGATACAATTACAATAAGACAATTCGATCAAGTTCAAAGCTGCCTCCAAAACAAAGCAAACTAGTAAACCAGCAACAGAAAAGTGATCaacttcagatgaaaaacaaacctAAAAATACCACAAAGATTGGACAAACATGCCAAACCAATATTGATCTCATATAAATCAAATTTCATTATTTTCtcagaatttcaaaattttatcaAATTCAAAGTAACAAGAGGAAACACATTATTATCCAATGTTTAGGTGCATAGCAGAAATTATTaagaaataaatatgaaaaaaccgataacaaccaaaatctaacaaataaaacaaaacaaaaccacAAGACACACCTAAATGTTAAACTAGGAAGTATGACAGTGTGCGCGCCCGCAATGCTTATAAACCATTCAATGCTCGGATACGCTCATTATATCCACTCCTGTAGTGCTCAAGTGAATTACACAGTTGTCTAATTGCCTCCTTCTTCTCCTTAGCCATATCCAAGATCACCCCATTCTGTTTCTTCACCTCCTTTTCAAGTTCCTCCACTTTCAATTTcaacttattttcttcattcaatTTAGCTCTATAGTTAAGCACCAGCTCAATTCGTGATGTGTTTACGTCGTTTATATATTTCTTCAAATGAGATATTTCATCGTCGCGGGAGCATATCTCAGCCTTAAGCTTATCAATCTGGACATTGGCTTCATCTATTTGAATCATTACTCTTGCTGATTTCTTATTAGCAGCTTCTACATCATTCATTCTCTGACCAAGTTTTGTCCTCAAATTCCTGATTTCTTGCAAATGTGTCAAATTTTCAGCTTCATTTCGCATAACTTTTTGTTCTAACTCCTTGTTTCTAGACTCACAGGCCTCTAGTTTAGAGGTCAattgttttttctgttttgacAAACTTGCAATATCAGAACTCATCTTTTCTTGCTCGCAAACATACGTAGCCTGCAAATCAAACAATGTCGAATGCAtctttttcttttcctctttAATCTCACATTGCAACCGACGAATCATAGATGACTTACTACCAAGTTCCTTTTGTAAAGTTGCAATTTCGTCGGTTGAAATCTCGAGTTTCTTATGAGCCTCTTCAAGTTGTTCCATCAAATTTGTAATCTTGTAGACAGATTCTGGAATATAAGTATCTAATTCAACAGTTTGTTTTTGCAACTTCTCCGTTTTCAGATTCAATTCATCCCACACATTATCAAGCCGATTCTCACTTTCTTTAACTTGCTTcctcaatttgaaaatctctTCTTCTGAAAGCTCTTTTTGCTCATTCAACTCCTTTTCTTTCAACTctaattctttttgcacattatCAAGCTGATTctcattttctttaatttgattCTTCAACTTGAAAATCTCTTCTTCTGAAAGCTTCTTTTGTTCATTCAACTCCTTCTCTTTCAACTCTAATTCTTTGCGCACATTAACAAGCTCGcgttttttcaaattcaattctccGCGCGCATCAGCAAATTGATCCACACTGTTTAAATTTTGAATCTTCAACTTGGAAATCTGTTTTCCCAAAAGCTTCTTTTGTTCACACAACTCATCCTCTTTCAGCTCCAATTTTTGACACGCATCATCAATCTGAATCTCAAGAACCTCAACTTGAATAGCCAACCCTGTGATCTCTTGTTCTGAAAGTTGAAGCTTTAAATTGGAAACTCTTAGATCTTCCTCCTTTTCAATGAATTTTTTGAGCAAGTCTTCATAACTTCTATTGTCCATCTCCCACAAAAAACCATCATCATTGTTTTCCACCCCGACGAACTGGTTTTCATAGTTTCCTTCAAGGTCAACATCCTGAAGGGACTCCTCAGGCATTATTACATGACAACTGGTCACAGATGAGATATCAGTTTCGGGATCGGAAGCCCATGATGACATAGGCGATTCACAATCCTCCTTCATAGAAACCATAGAGCTCACATCAATGTTAGAGCTGGAAGGCAAGTGAATAGTGAGAGTCTTCTGGTTTGGGATCATCGCTGCACTCTCTCCATCACAACCTATATCACAATTGCTAGAATCATCCATCTGTGATTctagaaataaattaaatgattagAACTCTATAATTATAAGAACTATGCACtagtagaaaaataaaaagtCCATGCAAAGTTCTAATTCCAAGATACAACAATATTTGCAAGAAGAATTTATGGTACATGCAAACCTTCTATTCCAATGATCAACATTTCAAAAATCAAGCTATTGTTCAaaccataataacatatcatCGTATAAATacaataacataaataataataatctagATTACAGTTTGAAAAAAACAAAGTATTCATCATCTGAAAATAAATATTGACATACCAAGCTATCAAAGCAATCTTGTTAAGAGATTGGAGAAGGCAGTAGGTTTAGAGAGAAGAACTCGGCTAAGTGATACAGGTTTAGGGTTTAGAAACTTATAATTCCACTCGCTATATATTCACTATATATGCAATATTACCGGGTTTCTATTGTTAAAAACGTATTCTTAGGATTAGGATGCGCATagtatagaattttttaaaaaaaaaactaaaatatgccCTAAAAAAAATATTACGTTCTCCTCCCTTATAATAAAATCTACACTTTCCTATTTTTTTAGTACGATactctttaatttttcattaaacaaTTTAGTACATTTCAAGAGAAAATATATACTGACAAATtggtaaagaaaataaaaaatattttatattttaaagttATAACTTAATAATAATGTTTCATTGTTAATTATCATTAACATTGAAAATATAGGAGAAATTGTTTCTTTACTTCTATCCGGCCCAAGAAGTTCTCCATAAATACTCAAACCTTGGAATTTATGCATCATTTACCAATTCTACAAAAATCACATAGTTTCGCGCAATCCCTGTGTGAGCAAAATCTCTCTAGACTATTGCACTTTCAACAAGTACAATTAGCGCCCATCGTGAGGTGTGGTAAAACTGAGCTGGTCCTTATTGATGGATATCACCCCCGCCTAACATGACGTTGCCCTTGCATAAGCTTTTGGATTCCTCAAATCCCTTAAAGACGCTCTAGAAAACATATGGATCTCAACAGAGTGAATCTATGTTTGGTTGCGAGGTACAATTTGATGTCAACAACTAAGCTTTGGATCTCGATGTCGTCGACAAAGCTTCAGCCCACAAGATTTCCCACACAGATTTTCATATGCAGTAGCAGAACAGTTCAAGAAGGAGAGAGAGTGCAAGCCATCATATTTATATCACTGGTGAAGCTTTTGATCTCTAGGTCACCGACGAAGCTTTTGATCTTGAGGTCGCCATAGAAGTAGAAAATATGTCCAAATTTTACAGTAATTGAAGGCCTTATCATGAAGGTTATAAGGTGTAATTGGATGTGAGGAATATGGTAACAAAGTCAGTGACTTGCATTGTGGTTTTGGACATAGGGGCAGATATGTACTTTATGGGATCTTAATCATTCATATCCCTTATGCAATACATGTCTTTGTTTAAATAAAATCAGTTTGCATATGATTTACTTGTCAACTCTAATTTGTCTGTTTGGTGTGCTAGATTCCCTAGGCTCTTTAGTACCTCAGACAAATGAGACTGGTCTCTTGGGCATGTGGGAGATTTAATTGGTATTCTCACATGGAATTTAAAATGGAAGAGATCAGTATTTGAATATCATAAATTAAGAAGATGAAGGAGTACCACCATCATAGTAAAAAGACTACAACCCTCTAAACACTTCAAGGAAGCGCATTCTACAAGAATGCATCAAAGTGGAGTTTAAAGAAGAGAAGATTGAAGCACTTAAGCCTTTATGAAGACGTCCTGGAGTAGACAAGTCTCAAtacttttattttcatttctGCAGCGGCAACCATAACACAAACAAATGTGTTCAAATGAAGAACATTATTGAATATCTGATTAGAAATGAAAGATTCTGTAGATTCTCTCACTAGGGCAATAAAATATCCGAGGAGAAGAGGTCCGAGGATGATAGTCCACTGATAAAAAAGTGAGATAACGCATATAAAAGGAGAAGCATTCCAatgaaaaataagagaaaaaataatCGATCGCTTACATGACATCCAAAGGGACTTCGACAAATGAAAACCTTGCCTATCTTGATGAATTCTAAGGAAGGTCCTCACTATCCGAGGGAGACCATCCCCATTAACAATTAGACAAACCCTGGGGAAATGAGTGATAAGTTTCTCCAAATAAACTAACCATCCCCCGACCAAGGTAGACTAAATACAACAATAGTCATTTCAAGTTGGTTCCCTCATTTTGATGGAGCCTCCTCTTACTTGATAAATAGGAAGTTGATGGAAATGGTGGTGCATAATCATATGTTACCCAAGGCTCCGTCCAAAAGGAAAGACCATCAATCTTCTTCTACGACAAATAACTAGTCAACAGAGTTCAAAATCCCCATATCCTTTAATTAATAAGAGACATCATGGCAAACATCGATGTGCGAAGAGAATTGATAGATCAAGGGAGCTCATGTAATATCACGTACACCGACCTCGTGGAAATATTGCAATTCACTCGTGAGAAACTCACCCCTCTACAAGGGAAGTGATCTTCGAGGATTTAATGTCTCAACAATGAGACCATAGTCACATAATTCGTAATTCGCTTCGGTACGTGGTACGAATTCGGGTTCGCGGTTCGCAACTCTTAAAGAATTAGGTACGTTAGGGGGTATACAGAGTCGGTACGCTATTTGGGTTCGCGGTACGTTAAAATAGAATAATCGGTACGctatgaataaaaaattatttaattaaaataagttctcaatttatttgattaaaaaaattaattcctaatttttttagttataaaataattatttttgtagGAAAATATGGTTAAGAGATGAAGATGTATATGTAGACAGTAGACACTATCATACTTTGGGTAAAATATAACAAAGTCCCACATCGCTACTTTGTTTGGTTTCAAAATATAATATAGCTATAAAAAGACTTGCAGTTGCAGCATACGATAGAGCTTGCCTAAGACTAATGAATTAGTGGGGCCCTTAAGTCCAATACAGCTTGCAAAATAGCTGAGAGTTGGTGGGTCTTTAGTTTAATCAATTTATTAGTTAAAGTATAGAAAAATCTAAGGAAGTTCAAGTTTGTTTTGGTACGTCTGGTTCTTCGAATGATGTGAATTCTATGCGAATTTCAGCGTACCAATTTGCAAAAGTACCGCGAACCGGTACTCACGAACCAATTCGCGGTTCTTCACCAATACCTGCGAATTCTGTGACTATGAATGAGACCATAGGACTATGTTGAGTTGATGGCCTCTATTGGGAAAAAAGAGAGACCAGAAAAATAGTAAAGACAAAATTCTTGGTAATCTATTTCAAGTCGGTATACAACTTCATTATTGGAAGAATGACACTAGCCACCCAGTGAGTCATCTCTTTGATGGTAGAGTATCACACTAATGAAGGTGTTGTAGCGACAATGGAAGCATATTCGAAGGCTTCTAGGTCATATTTTCTAGAATCTTTGAAGCTCCATTGAGGAGCAATTGATTTTGCATGTTAACAATAGTGAATAGGTAGAAGCATAGAGAAGAAAGAcactttcaataagggtttcaatagAATGAATAAAAGTTGGAGAATTAGGGTTACACCAGAGTATAAATAATGTATCGTGGGAAATACCAAACTACCCTTACAAAcatataataaaacaatataataataatattaataatatctaACGTCTTCCCTCAAACTCAagattaggggtgggaataggccaggccgactaacaggggcccacggtccagcctacataggcctaggtcaggccaggctttttagataaatagaaaaggcctaggcttttttataagcctatttagttaaaaaggctaggccacaggccacataaaaagccttttaagcctaagagaccggcctatttaaataaatatgaataattttattattattatattatattttttactttgagttaaaaatataaaaataaattttagttatctggaagaaattatgaaaataagatgaaaagaatcttatgaacaatgtcataagttgtttcgataagttctctcaaacaaataatatcacaaaatttatgctactaggtaaactcaaataaactaatgcaaacaaacatttaatctcaccgatcttttaatttgttagtctatataaagacgagttgaatgacttatttataaatgttcaaatgaaataggcttttaagtaggctaataggccaatcaggccttcaaaaaggccaggcccaggccaaaaaaataagcctatgataggctacaggccaggcttaggctttgaatattatagcaggccaggctcaggcttggcaaagcctaactcggcccagcctatttccacccctactcaAGATGCATTAGTAGGAAGCATCGAAAGTTTGGCAATCAAAAAACGAAAACGTTTAATGGAATGCGTCTTCGTAAACAAATCTGCAATCTGTAAAGCGGATGAGACAAACGGTAGAGTGATTGTCCCATGCTGAAGATGATGACGAGTGAAGTGACAAtcaatttcaatgtgtttggtacgtTCATGAAAGACTGAGTTGTGGGCAATTTGAGTGGCACTCTTGTTATCACAATACATGGGATTTGGTTCCGAAAGAATGACACCCATATCGGAAAGTAACCAACGCAACCAAACCATTTCAGTAGTGGTGGATGCCATAGCACGATACTCCGCTTCTGTAGAAGAGCTAGAGACAATGTCTTGTTTCTTACTCTTCCAAGAAATAAGAGAGTCTCTAAGAAAGATACAAAACCCTGTGGTAGACTTACGATCTGTGGGGTCTCCAGCCCAATCAGCATCATAATAAGCACGTATTTCCAATGAGGACGATGAGGGAAATAGAAGGCTCTGAAATTGGGTTCCCCGAAGATAACGACATATGCGAAGGACGACTGCCCAATGCACTGTAGTAGGAGAGACAACAAACTGACTAACAACATGAACTACATAAGCAATATCTGGTCTAGTAATCGTAAGGTACACCAGGCTGCCAACCAAAGTGCGATATAAGGTGGGATCTGGTAGAGAAACACCATCAGATGGAGCATACTTCACATTCAACTCAAGGGGGCTATCTGCTACTCTAGTATCAGAAAGGTGAGCCTGTTCAAGAATGTTGGCAATATACTTGGACTGAGAGAGAAGATAGCCTCTAGGAGAGTAAGCAACTTCAATGCCCAAAAAATATCTAAGAGTGCctaagtccttcatctcaaactctctgGCTAACTGTAATTTCAAATCATTAATTCCATCTGTATCATCCcctgtaataatcatatcatcaacatataatgaGAGTAAAATACGACCATGATAAGTGGTCTTGACAAACAAAGCAGAATCATGATTACTAGATTGAAATCCAATAGATGTAATCACAGTGGTAAACTTCTCAAAACAAGCTCGTGGAGCTTGTTTAAGGCCATATAATGCTTTCTTCAACTTACAAACTTCGCCTTGATTATGAGAAACACCTTGTGGGGGTACCATATAAACTTCCTCTTGAAGatcaccatttagaaatgcatttttaacatccatttgagaaATATGCCATTGACGAACAGATGCAACTGCTATAAGAGTGCGAATAGTAGTCATCTTAGCAACAGGAGCGAAAGTTTCTTCATAATCCATACCATATTGTTGAGAGAATCCCTTAGCAACAAGGCGTGCTTTATAGCGCTCAACTGACCCATCAGACTTAGTTTTGATCTTGTATATCCAGCGAGACCCAATAGCACGTTTTCCAAGAGGAAGAGGTACTAATTCCCAAGTATTTGTTTTATGCAAAGCAGAAAGTTCTTCTGTCATAGCCTGCTGCCAAAGAGGGTCAAAAATAGCCTCTTTATAGGAAGAAGGCTCAGACAAACTGTGGATAGAGGTTagaaaagaagcaaaagaagttgagTAAGTAGAATAGACAAAATCAGGCAATTGAGTAGACTTACGGTCACGAGAGGGATAACGGGGAGGCGGAGGATCAACAATTGCAGGAGGTTCTTGGGCAGCCGTGGGGACAAGAGGGAAATCTATATCTGGAGTAGCTACAGTATCAGTCCTGCAATTCTCAAGATTACAATCACTAGAACCATTATCAAATATAACTAAAAGGATCAATATGGGTGAGTTTTGAACCGCTAGTAATATGAGAATTAGAAGAAAGAGAGTAAAAAGGAATGTGTTCAAGGAAAACCACATGACGAGAAACATACAATTTCTTTGCATCAGGATCATAACAGCGATAACCCTTTTGACCATCACCATAACCAAGAAAAACACATATAGCAGAACGAGAAGACAACTTACTACGTTCTACTCGTGGGCGAAGAACAAAACAAGTAGAGCCAAACACTTTTAAAGAGGAATAATCAGGGATAGAGTTATACAATCTTTCAAAGGGAGACAAACCTGATGTGATGGACGATGGGATTCTATTAATAACATGAACATCAGTAAGAACTGCTTCACCCTAAAATTCACTAGGAACAGAAGCAGAGAACAAAAGGGAACGAGCGGTCTCAATAATGTGACGGTGTTTCCTTTcagcaactccattttgttgaggagtatcAGTACAAGATATTTGATGAATTGTACCATCAAAATCAAGCAATTCATAGAATTTATTAGAGGTATATTCACCACCTAAATCACAACGGAAGCACTTTATAACAACATTATGTTGAGTTTTAACCATAGCACGAAACATACAGTAAATGTCAAAAAATTCAGAACGATTTTTCATAAGATAAACCCAACAATAACGAGTATAGTCATCAATAAACGAAACATAATATCTAGATCCACCCTTAGTAAGAACAGGTGATGGACCCCATACATCAGAGTGAACTAAATCAAATGGTGCATATGAAATGGAAATACTTTTACTAAATGGTAATGCTGAAAATTTAGCAAGTTTACACCCACAACAATCTGAAATATCAGTGGTTTGTAACTTTCCTAATACTTCAGTAGAAGCCAAATACTTTAATCTAGAAGCAGAGACATGTCCAAGACGGTAATGCCATAAATAAAAACTAGAAGACGAAGAATTCAAATGAAAAGAGGATAATAAATCAGTTGTGG
Above is a genomic segment from Vicia villosa cultivar HV-30 ecotype Madison, WI unplaced genomic scaffold, Vvil1.0 ctg.000282F_1_1, whole genome shotgun sequence containing:
- the LOC131626300 gene encoding protein NETWORKED 4B-like; amino-acid sequence: MDDSSNCDIGCDGESAAMIPNQKTLTIHLPSSSNIDVSSMVSMKEDCESPMSSWASDPETDISSVTSCHVIMPEESLQDVDLEGNYENQFVGVENNDDGFLWEMDNRSYEDLLKKFIEKEEDLRVSNLKLQLSEQEITGLAIQVEVLEIQIDDACQKLELKEDELCEQKKLLGKQISKLKIQNLNSVDQFADARGELNLKKRELVNVRKELELKEKELNEQKKLSEEEIFKLKNQIKENENQLDNVQKELELKEKELNEQKELSEEEIFKLRKQVKESENRLDNVWDELNLKTEKLQKQTVELDTYIPESVYKITNLMEQLEEAHKKLEISTDEIATLQKELGSKSSMIRRLQCEIKEEKKKMHSTLFDLQATYVCEQEKMSSDIASLSKQKKQLTSKLEACESRNKELEQKVMRNEAENLTHLQEIRNLRTKLGQRMNDVEAANKKSARVMIQIDEANVQIDKLKAEICSRDDEISHLKKYINDVNTSRIELVLNYRAKLNEENKLKLKVEELEKEVKKQNGVILDMAKEKKEAIRQLCNSLEHYRSGYNERIRALNGL